In Corallococcus caeni, a single window of DNA contains:
- a CDS encoding KamA family radical SAM protein, with protein sequence MDSSAVGTALKPSLRPSLSAEGRARLFPSATDAEWTDWRWQQRHSVRNLEQLERYVRLTPEERAGVQETSSLFRIGISPYYLSLIDPEHASCPVRMQSIPVRAEARVRPGELEDPLGEDKTRPEECIVHKYPDRVLFLALDTCSVYCRHCTRRRITKGGEAELTKDQMRRGIDYVRNHPEVRDVLISGGDPFLLGEERLESLLAPLSEIPHVEMIRIGTRVPVVLPMRVTDSLARLLRRYAPVYVITHFNHPKEVTPEAREACERLVDHGVPVENQAVLMRQLNSDARIIKELSHVLLRSRVRPYYLHQMDVAEGCEHLRTPIAKGLEILQQLRGHTSGLAVPHLAVDLPGGGGKVTLQPDYVIERGERETLFRNYKGQTYAYPEPEETDCSCPYDEVWQARSRELASQGR encoded by the coding sequence ATGGACTCCTCCGCGGTCGGGACGGCGCTCAAGCCGTCCCTCCGTCCTTCGCTCAGTGCCGAGGGACGGGCCCGGTTGTTCCCGTCCGCGACCGACGCGGAGTGGACGGACTGGCGCTGGCAGCAGCGTCACTCGGTGCGCAATCTGGAGCAGTTGGAGCGTTACGTGCGCCTGACCCCGGAGGAGCGCGCCGGGGTGCAGGAGACGTCCTCGCTGTTTCGGATTGGCATCAGCCCGTACTACCTGTCGCTCATCGACCCGGAGCACGCGTCGTGCCCGGTGCGCATGCAGTCCATTCCGGTGCGCGCGGAGGCCCGGGTGCGGCCCGGGGAGCTGGAGGATCCGCTCGGCGAGGACAAGACGCGCCCGGAGGAGTGCATCGTCCACAAGTATCCGGACCGGGTGCTGTTCCTTGCCCTGGATACGTGCTCGGTCTACTGCCGCCACTGCACGCGGCGGCGCATCACCAAGGGTGGCGAGGCGGAGCTCACCAAGGACCAGATGCGCCGGGGCATCGACTACGTGCGCAACCACCCGGAGGTGCGCGACGTGCTCATCTCCGGCGGCGATCCGTTCCTGCTGGGCGAGGAGCGGCTGGAGTCGCTGCTCGCGCCGCTGAGCGAGATTCCCCACGTGGAGATGATCCGCATCGGGACGCGCGTGCCGGTGGTGCTGCCCATGCGCGTCACGGATTCGCTGGCGCGCCTGCTGCGCCGGTACGCGCCCGTCTACGTCATCACCCATTTCAACCACCCGAAGGAAGTGACGCCCGAAGCCCGTGAGGCGTGCGAGCGGCTGGTGGACCATGGCGTGCCGGTGGAGAACCAGGCGGTGCTGATGCGGCAGCTCAACTCGGATGCGCGCATCATCAAGGAGCTGTCGCACGTGCTCCTGCGCAGCCGCGTGCGGCCGTACTACCTGCACCAGATGGACGTGGCGGAGGGATGCGAGCACCTGCGCACGCCCATCGCCAAGGGACTGGAGATCCTCCAGCAGCTTCGCGGTCACACCAGCGGGCTCGCGGTGCCGCACCTCGCGGTGGACCTGCCGGGTGGAGGAGGGAAGGTCACCCTCCAGCCCGACTACGTCATCGAGCGGGGCGAGCGGGAGACCCTGTTCCGCAACTACAAGGGCCAGACGTACGCCTACCCGGAGCCGGAGGAGACCGACTGCTCCTGCCCGTACGACGAGGTGTGGCAGGCGCGGTCGCGGGAGCTGGCCTCCCAGGGCCGCTGA